In the genome of Arachis hypogaea cultivar Tifrunner chromosome 9, arahy.Tifrunner.gnm2.J5K5, whole genome shotgun sequence, the window TTCATGATCTCTATGAAGGAGGGATTAAGCTACCCACAGATGTGATTAAGCAAATTACTCCTTTGCCTGTGGTCAATGAACTCCTTAGAACTGATGGTGAACAGTTCCTCAAGTTTCCTGTTCCTAAAGTTGTTCAAGGTATATTCTATTTGGTAATAATTGATTgaataaaatttagagaaaatgacTAATCGAttcttgattttatgatttttggaTATTTAAATCTTTgaggatttaaaaatatatttaagtcttTAATTTCTAATTTGTACCATTTAAAAATTTTGTTCACATGTACATTTATATCAATCAGGTAAGTATAATGGGAGTCACGTTTAATTTTTTCGTTGGATTTGACAGACTTAATTAAATATGAGAGATCGATTTGtccaaaatttaaaaatgttaaaaatttaaatatatttttaaatcctcaaaaatttaaatatttatagatCAAAAGGTAAATTGCCGATTTATCTTtttctcaatttaaaaaaaatatagacaaaaaaagataaatataggCAAAAGATTTGTATATTATGAAAAACTATCATAAATGTAGGTTtacaaatcttttatttttgttgaacagtgatgatattttgaattttttttttaatattgatttgaACAGTGAGTAAATCTGCATGGATGACTGATGTAGAATTTGCGAGAGAAATTCTTGCTGGCGTAAATCCTGGTTTAATTCGTTGCCTTCAAGTAAGAATTAATTAAGTAGTGATTAATATTTATGAAGCTATGATAATCTAGGatgtttatataataatttagaatttatttcGTGAAACTTGGTTggaaatttttttaacataattattattcattaaaaatattttcgaaattcATTGCAGGAGTTTCCTCCAAAAAGTAAGCTAGACAGCGGAGTCTATGGTGATCATACAAGTACAATAACCAAGGAGCAAATAGAGCCCAATTTAGATGGGCTCACCATAGATGAGGTATTTTAGAATTTGAGTTCAATAATATAAAATGTTAATCAATTTGAATTGGTCGAGTGATCAACTGACTTATTTGCTTAAGTAAGTGTTTGAAGTTCGAATTCCACAATAATTCATTGGACAacgacaaatttttaaatagagctCAAATCTGCGACAAATTAATCCTTGTATAAACTCTCTGAAACTTTAGGTTCATACAGGCTTCTTATCCTAAATTTCTAAAATgtataatttgatttttgaagttaAATTGTACAAAACAAAAGGACCTTATATtaatctccttttttttttctaaaaagaaagaaaactatTGCTTCTTGTGAAATGGAAAATCTAAAACCTTATATTAATCTAATTGTATtggaataataaattaaatagttaAATAAAGTAATTGGGtgggtaaattgcattgaattgcAGGCAATCCAGCAAAAGAAGGTGTTCATATTAGATGATCATGATGCAATATTTCCATATTTAAGGAGAATAAACTCAACTAATTCAAAGGCATATGCTACTagaaccatcctttatttgaagAGTGATGGAACTTTGAAGCCCCTTGCAATTGAGTTAAGTTTGCCACACCCTGAAGGAGACCAATATGGTGCCATTAGTAAAGTCTACTTGCCTGCAATTGAAGGTGTTCAAAGTTACATTTGGCTTCTTGCCAAAGCTTATGTCATCGTCAATGATTCAAACGTTCATCAACTTATCAGCCACTGGTACATACTTTTTTTTcacttataaatatattaatttttgctTTGCTTTTACATTAAGACTTTTTATCCTAATcatatataaggactaatttaaaAGTAGTGTATCCATATCTGTTATTCTAAAAgactttattagtatttttttctttAGCATTAATCTGTCCGAAATATAAATCTTAGCATTAATGTAAGTTTAATGTTTTTGATAGGTTAAACACTCATGCAGTTGTGGAGCCATTCGTGATAGCAAGTAACAGGCAGCTTAGTGTGCTTCACCCAATTTACAAGCTTCTATTTCCACATTATCGTGACACTATGAATATAAATGCTCTTGCCCGTAATCAACTTATCAATGCAGGTGGCATTATTGAACAAACTTTCTTGCCTTCGAAGTATGCCATGGAAATGTCTTCCATCATTTATAAAGATTGGGTTTTTACAGATCAAGCTCTCCCTTCTGATCTTATCAAGAGGTAACAATAATCCATGCTTTTGTTGAAGTTCTTAGTACTACCAATTACTATTAAAATGGATATACTATGTAAGCTAAACTATGAGGTGAATTCTAGTATAATTATACTATGGTAGTTATGGTAACTATGcaagtattattaaaattaaagtcatatttttttatattttaataaattttttttaagtaacacttatttttttaaaaaaacgttGTTTAACAATAGAAaaacattattttaattttaaccacaCTTTTTAAAACACTATAATTATAGTAATTACTATAACATAGTCATACTAAAATGATCCAAACTATTAATAGTTACCTTTATgatgtgaaataaaattatttttatttatttattagatatattttaattaaagttgaaaaaaaaAGCCTATAAATGCAATTATTATAAATACATGTTCTCGTGAATTCAATGACTATGAATACATTATTTATATCTAATTTAGAGTAAAGTGATAATTAGGTCTTTGAAAATTTTGACTTCAAATTAATTAGTTCctaaaaaaagtattaatttaatccttgaagATAGCAAATGGTGGACACATGATGTCCTTCTTTCAATTCATCAACTAAAATTTAACGGTGGTgtttatatgtattattaattTCTCTTATATGTTTATTTATGAAAGACAGTCACGTAGATAATAATTTTTAGAGTAAAATTTCACTTATTTTGATAGGATTGTGATAAATAAAAAGCCTTTTATAAAAGGTAtatgaaaactcaaaaaataataaatgtttcaCTATCTAAAATTACATCATTTTCATGTTCATTTGATAGTAACAAGACATGCATCACTATAAATATCAAAATACATGAACATACATGTTTACCTTTTGCTATCTTGGAGAacctaattaatatttttttttctttaaagatTAATTAgtcaaaattcaacatcttcaAAAATTTAATTGTCACTTTACTCTATAATTTATGAGACATATTTAATCCTTAACTATTTAAATCAATTCAATAACATTTTCACCTTCTCATATAAATATACATATGTGTGTGTCTTTGAGATTTTACAATAATAATTCAGAGGAATGGcgattgcggatgcaagttcccCGAACGGTGTTCGTCTTGTGATAGAGGATTATCCTTACGCCATGGACGGACTAGAAATCTGGGGAGCCATTAACACATGGGTCCAGGACTACGTTTCTTTATACTACACCTCAGACGACACAGTCAAGGGAGACCTCGAACTCCAACAATGGTGGAAAGAGCTTGTAGAGGTTGGTCATGGAGACAAGAAAGACGAGCCATGGTGGCCTAAGATGCAAACTCTCCAAGACCTAATTCAAACTTGCACCACACTCATATGGACCGCTTCGGCGCTTCACGCTTCCGTTAACTTCGGTCAGTATCCGTACGGCGGTTTCATCCTAAACCGACCAACTCTGAGTCGCAGGTTCATGCCGGAAGAGGGAAGTCCCGAGTACGATGAGCTTGTCACAAACCCTGAACGGGCTTACTTAAGAACGGTTACACCAAAGTTTCAAACTCTGATTGATCTTTCAGTTATTGAGATTTTGTCAAGGCATGCTTCTGATGAATACTACCTTGGTAACAGAGATAGTGCTGAGTTTTGGACCTCTGATGTTTATGCTTTAGAAGCTTTTAAGAAGTTTGGGAACAAGTTGGcggaaattgaaggaattctgatTCAAAGGAACAATGATGTGAGTTTGAGAAACAGAGTTGGACCTGTTACTATGCCTTATACTCTGCTTTATCCTACAAGTGAAGCTGGGTTAACTTTCAGGGGAATTCCTAATAGTATCTCTATCTAGAATTAGAGATAACATTGTTTGATTTGTACGTTAAGTGTTGTTACTTAGCTTTCAATCATATGTAGTATAAATAAATTGTGTGTGAAAGACTTTTGCTAAAAATTAGGTATAGTggtaacaaaattaataatttctttGTGTAATATGTATAAAGTGAGTTCTCTGGTGGCATAGGTATTGGTGGTTAAGTATGGCTATGATTTGACTGGCCAATAGCATTCTTACATGTGGTGTATGAGGTAATCACTAGAAGTGTTAATCATTTGGTTGAGTGAGTATGTGTTTGACATTATTGTAatgtcaataaaataaaattatttaccaAAAAATAATGTTTGTGATGTGAGTTATTGGGTTGCTTATCAAAAGAGAActttgtattataattttattattattattattattattattattattattattattattattattattgaataatcaaagtaaataattattagttaaaaaataatccaatcattcatactcagctcatttatttatattattctttttttaaaataatccaaatcttttgcattaatttaaatatgtttttagaattatttatttgattataagttttataaatttaatttaatattttattaattaaactaTCACTAATTCTTTTATATGCTAAAACTATGAGATTTAAACGGATGTATTttgtcattatatatatatatatatatatatatatatatatatatatatatatatatatatatatatatatatatatatatcatttttttgtgatttattCTTAATTGCTTAATTCTTGCTATAATATGTCATATTATATAAGAATGTGATATCCATCGTAGTAATTCAATTAATAATAattcatttaaattaaaaaatctaaaaagcaTATATGATATAAAATAGGTGAATTTTTATGTATGTtaactttaatataaaaataaacttgtctaattaaattaatttaaagatcaaagtgtttaaaaaagtaaagacaaaaaacataatataaatagaaaaataaaaaataaaaaatagacaaaaaaatataGGTGGTgcatattttaaactaaaatgaATGAAAGCCAAAAGATatgaaaatttagaataattattaatattattttctattataataatatatgtagATTATAATTAGTGTCTGATAAGTTATCAGAAGTGGATGTTAACTATAATCCGCTTAAAATACGCTAAATATGGATAAATTAATTCGACattcattaaaaattaaagttaagctaataaaattactaaatgatttaataagtaaatttaattagtattttgtacaattttaataaattaatgtgAGGACAGTTATGTTTTGTTCGGACAATTTATGGAAtggataaatttatatttatattatactattaattttataacgaAAATGATTTATATAACATTTTGGcgttgtaattaaaataaattttttttcttaaaaaattaaggAGCGATctcattttaatttctcttttgatGTTTATCTTTATCTATTTTATATCTAATATCTTATTTATCATTATTCATTAGTAAGAGCATCTTTAATGGGTGATTCCCATTCAATTTTTTCTTGACACATTGTGGAGTTTACCGTTGGAGAAGCAGAGAGATGAGTTTTCCTCATAGAGTTCAAGATGAAAACATCCCTACTTAGAAGGACTCCAGTATAACCAATAGCAAGTTaccttttaaataaatatatataaaatcaaaagtaaataaataattatattaaataattaaattataataaataattatattaaataattaaataaaattaaatttaataataattataataattaattaaattaaataattatttaaataataattaattaagtaattaaattataattaa includes:
- the LOC112710191 gene encoding seed linoleate 9S-lipoxygenase-3; protein product: MNIFGAKITGTVVLMQKNVLDVNSITSPQGILDTGLGGLTSLVDTLSSFLGFSVAFQLISATKPDSSGKGKVGNTAYLKGIIDNLPTLGDQQNAFKIEFDYDSNFGIPGAFYVKNYMSNEFLLISLTLDDIPNNVGTIHFVCNSWIYNAKNYQSDRIFFANNTYLPSKTPGPLVYYRDLELKNLRGNGTGERKEWERIYDYDVYNDLGDPDKGVEYARPVLGGSSTYPYPRRGRTGRKPTKTDPNTESRSDNFYIPRDEAFGHLKSSDFLAYGIKSISQDVIPALKSVFDINFTPNEFDSFEEVHDLYEGGIKLPTDVIKQITPLPVVNELLRTDGEQFLKFPVPKVVQVSKSAWMTDVEFAREILAGVNPGLIRCLQEFPPKSKLDSGVYGDHTSTITKEQIEPNLDGLTIDEAIQQKKVFILDDHDAIFPYLRRINSTNSKAYATRTILYLKSDGTLKPLAIELSLPHPEGDQYGAISKVYLPAIEGVQSYIWLLAKAYVIVNDSNVHQLISHWLNTHAVVEPFVIASNRQLSVLHPIYKLLFPHYRDTMNINALARNQLINAGGIIEQTFLPSKYAMEMSSIIYKDWVFTDQALPSDLIKRGMAIADASSPNGVRLVIEDYPYAMDGLEIWGAINTWVQDYVSLYYTSDDTVKGDLELQQWWKELVEVGHGDKKDEPWWPKMQTLQDLIQTCTTLIWTASALHASVNFGQYPYGGFILNRPTLSRRFMPEEGSPEYDELVTNPERAYLRTVTPKFQTLIDLSVIEILSRHASDEYYLGNRDSAEFWTSDVYALEAFKKFGNKLAEIEGILIQRNNDVSLRNRVGPVTMPYTLLYPTSEAGLTFRGIPNSISI